The genomic window AGAGCTTTACATTGTAAATAAACAGGATGAGGGAGACTGTGTATTTAAAGAGAATATGTTTCATCTTTCTTCTTTCAATAACTAACAGGATTTTTACAACTCTATCTACACCTTCACAGTCACACAGCTACCATTAGTAGAACATACACAAGTTAATGGCTACACAATGTAGCCACACACTACAGGACACCAGGATCAAGTTCCTCTTTCAAGTCAGCTGTACTCCTTTCAAGTCAGCttttaatgatacattttaatatttgtaacATGTTAGTAACTACTAGATCTACAGGATGGTTGAGATGATCACATGAGAAAAAGAATCAAGGTCTGTGTCCAGTTCGGTCTTGCaatgtcaaaaaaataataaattacatACAATTGTGATAATTTGGTctatacagtacagtacagtaatCAGTGCAAtcttgattatttataatacaaATCTCTAATATAATCAACCTCTGGCTAATTCATCACATATTACAAATTGGATGGTTTCTCTACTTTAGTAGTCAACGACATGTATAACATAACATTATACGCATTAGAAACATAGCATGCAAGAACAGCCCGCATGTTTTGGCTAACTGGGCTACACACAAACTGAGTGTGTTCTCAATCTTCTCAAACAAGCGACACATGAAGTCAACCAGTACTCAAATATTAAACTGCTTTCGCTGCACTTTTTTCCCACCAAGCCTTAAATACAAGATGAAGATGAAAAGCACAACATGTGTTATGGGAGTATCATAAACAAATACTGTACTGAATACATTAAAAATCAGATGCAATGGTAATTTTCTGAATGTGCTGAGGACACTGCTCTCTTACTACAATGTGGAACATGTACTAGGAATACATCTCAATTATACTGATTGTTGCTGAGAAGTTTGTTAATTTGAATCTCAAGGATACAAATACTGTCTGTTTCTTTGGCCTCAGCAGTGTCAACTTAAAGAGACTTCACTATCCTACCGTTTTTCAGGTTGATCTTACTCATTGAAGcaattccccccaaaaaaatctgcACAGCATTAGGGtcatttggcaaaaaaaaaaaacatgtttacatagaCCAGATTCTAAAAGGTGAACTCACAAAACATAACATGACAAGAGGAATATGAAAAGATGGAGACAAAAATAGGTGCATGGCAAAAAGAACCAGTGTTTCATGACAGTACGTTACAGCATACATTAGAAAAAGGCAAAGTCCTTTCAAACTAATTATGGTGGCTACAGTGACGCATGCTAAGCATGTTTCTATAGCACATAATTGTATGTATCGATCAGGCTGGTTGTAAATATCTCATTATGTTACTTGTGAAAGTAGTATCGCATATTatcttaaaacattttcaatgaATGGACAGGATCAAATGGGATTGCACAGGACTAGCCACTATTTTTGCAACATACTATAGGACCACCATCTGCACTTTAACTCTGACGATGATCGAAGATGAATGAAAAGCTTGATTCAATCTTTGATTTGATCAATCTCAGCAATTTCAACATGATGCAAGAACATAAGCTGTGACCCATAGTCTATACCTACTTGTCAACAGACTTTGAACCAAATCTGACAAACTGATAAGTGCCTCAAAGTTACCATGACATGATTTCAGTATACTTCATTTCCCAGTTTTAGATGATGTTAGTTGAGTCCCTGAGATATTGCTGCATGTCTACATTTTCCTCTAGTCTGATGGTGTCTTTTTGATAGTGCTTTTCAAATGTACAcgctttacacacacacacacacagaggtcatcaagatgcaaacacactcatacacatatatatacatccAAACATATATAATGAAAAAGAGGTCCTGATGTCAAACTATTGCCACTATTGAATAATGAGCTGATGAAACAAACTAGATCTAcaggattttaacattttgggcataaaatggaataaataaaTCTTCTTATGAATAACTATCTAACATCTTGAGGTTTTGTACACTTAAGAATTACAATGTTTGTACTGGTCCACTGCATTATAAACCCAGTCCATTTCCATCTTATAGCTGAGGGATAAAAACTCATGGTCATACCTGTGTAACGATCATAGCCCCCAGGTTATTCacaatgacagaaacaaacaaggtaACATACAATATGCTTTAGCAAAGGCAAGGACGATTCTTAtccaaacaaagaaatacaagCCCCAATTTGGGAGTGTCTAAAAAGTAGCCGAGGCCAGCATTGAGACAACCATGATCATCTCTCTGATATATTCATTGATGTAGCCAAAATGCTTtcaaagctcagagaagaggaaaaaaaaaaaagaagtggttGATTTGTGTAAGCTTTAAGCTGTCCACGCCTTTGAGGATTTTTAGGTATTCTGTAACTAAAATCAACTCAAGTTGAAGTACTGTTTTCATATCTAGTTTTGTCCCCATCTTACAATAGAGTTGTAAATACCCAGTGgttgtgttgctgctgatgtgcTCAGGAAACAGCATTCAGACATCAGCTGCAGCTGCTTGTACAtgttcccctccctcccccctcagcATGGCTGCAACCTACTGCTCCCCGCTGCGTTCCAGGCCGTCTATGACCCGGCTCAGCCTGATGTTAAGCAGCCTGATCTGAGTGTCCAGGTGGTCGATTTTTTCTTCCAGTGAACCTGCGCCACCTCCCCGACGCCAGTACGCTCCCACAGGACCCGTCATAAAGTACACAGCCATGATGAAGCATAGTGGCAGCACCGCGCGCTCAGGGTCACCCTCAAACTTCTGCAGGATGTAGAGGCAAGACAAGGCGAAGAGCAGAACACGTGCCAACCAGAAAAAGCGGCCGAACACAGCATGCAGCAGGTAGAAGAAGCCCCccagaaacatggagaggaaccAGTAGGCTAAGAGTACAGCTGCAACCAGGAGCAGGGCACGTGCTGGAGAGTTGGTGAGGGATGTGGGGCTGAAGTAGTGACTGAGGTTTGAGGctacagaggaaagaaaaagagaagtggaagtacattttttttaaatgtggtaATGTACATTCTTGAATGGCAGTCTAACATCTCATCCTTCCATCTCTTAGCAATGTGATAATATTAAAACTTACAATCGATGCCCATCACATCCAACAAATCAGACCAGATCTTCCAGATGGTGTCCAGAAAAGAGTCCACGCCATGGACGAacctctctgttgttttggaGAAAAACTACAGAACCAAAAAGAGGCAGACAGAAGAGTGAGTAATTTCATTTTGTACTCTTAACCTATATCACTCTATACACCTACAAATAATAAAACGATACAAGAAAATGTACATGGCTTTGTCAAGCAAATCATCATTAGAACCACAGATGAAGACCATTTGTCATAACCTTTATAAATGTATGTCAATAACATAACATAGGAACTGCTGTAAACACGTCTTCAACTGTATGAAGTGAACTGAGATGAAAAGAAGGTCTGAAGTGTAGTTAAGGGCAGTATCTCTCACAGTAGCTGCCCTTAACTACACTATCACGGTATCCTGCTAGCCAGAAAACTGTATTAGCACTACAGTCCACATTTAATACATATCATTAGTGTTAAGCATAACACTGCTTTGAAGCCTCTTGCTACCCACAGCTGCTACCCACCTACATTGCCCTGTCTTCTAGGGCCTAAAAAGAATGGACTACACTGAACTTTGAAACAAGAGTTGAAGGTTTGCAACAATGGTAATGCGGGTAAATCAAAGAAGATAA from Notolabrus celidotus isolate fNotCel1 chromosome 9, fNotCel1.pri, whole genome shotgun sequence includes these protein-coding regions:
- the bri3bp gene encoding BRI3-binding protein, which codes for MKGIRFLVVFLVLSVSLLCTTEAARSRTSNQNSFRRAANGIYQTLSSVFGEDNIRGLYKFFSKTTERFVHGVDSFLDTIWKIWSDLLDVMGIDSSNLSHYFSPTSLTNSPARALLLVAAVLLAYWFLSMFLGGFFYLLHAVFGRFFWLARVLLFALSCLYILQKFEGDPERAVLPLCFIMAVYFMTGPVGAYWRRGGGAGSLEEKIDHLDTQIRLLNIRLSRVIDGLERSGEQ